The DNA region GTCACCCGGATGATCGACCTGCGAAACCGCGTGGAGCGCGAGATCGACCCGCCGCCCTTTCTGGGGCGGACCGAGTACCTGAACCTTCCCCTGCTGCCATATCGCAACCGTGCCCTGAACGCTGCCACTGCCGAGGCGCGGAGCAATGCCGATCACTACCGTGCATCCCTGGATTACGCGGCCAACCAGATCATGACGGTCCTCGGGGCCATCCTTGACGCGCCGCCCGGTCCCGTGCTGGTCCATTGCCACGCCGGAAAGGACCGCACTCGTCTGATAGTGGCCCTGTGCCTGGAACTGTCAGGGGTGCCGCCTGAGCGGATCGCCGACGATTATGCAGCGAGCGAGCCGGAGCTGGCGACGCTTTACGAGGCTGCCAGGGCTCGGAGGACACCTGAGGCTTGGTCGAAGCTCGAACCTTTCGTGGCCCCACGCCCAGAGGACGTTCTGGCGGCTTTGGCACATCTCGACACCAACTGGGGTGGCGTGGGGCCGTACCTCACAACCCACGGGTTCAGTTCAAATGAGCAGGCAGCCCTCGCCGCACGTCTGCTTCCCCCGCCTCTGTCAGAGTTTTGACTTAACCCGCTCTCTACCATGCCCCTGATGCTCCCCCACCTCACGCAACTCGTGACCGACGTGGACGGCGCCTGGGCCGCCGCCATAGGCGGACTTGACGGCCTGCTCGTCGAGGGTCACGCCGCCGCCGACACCGACCTGGGCCTCCTCGTGGCCGAACACGCCGGGCTGATGCGTGTGGCCAATGCCTCCTACAGCGACACCCTCGGCGACGTCAACCCGCGTGAGCTGTACCTGCGCGGCGAGCGGGTCAGCGTGTATCTGCACCCCATCACCCCCGACTTCTTCCTGCTCCTCGCCCTCGACGGGCGCAGCAACCTGGGTCAGGCCCGGCTGTACGGCCGCGCCGCCGCTCGCGGGCTGGAGGCCCAACTGTGAGGCTCGACGTTCTGCGCACCGTTCCCGGCCTGGTGGGGGGCGTCCTCGCCGGTCCCGACGGCCTGCCCCTGGAGATGGTGGGGCCGGGCGGAGACGCCCTCGCCGCCGAGCTGACCTCGCTGGGAGCCGTCCTGGAACGCATGGGCCGCCGTCTGGGCGCCGGGGCCGTGACCCGGGTCGCCTTCACGTCCGAGCGGGTCGAGGTCGTCGCGGTCGCCGGGGAGACCTTCCTGCTCGCCGCCGCTCTGCAACGGGGCACCGACACCCGCGCCGCCGGTCAACTCCTCGCCCGCCTCGCCTCGGAACTCAGCGACCTGCCCGTGCTGGAGCACGCGTGATCGCGCCGCTGCTCGACGTTCGGGGCGTGCGGCACGCCGCCCTGGTGGACGCGCGCGGAGCCGTCGTCACCGCCGTCGGGGAGGAGGCGGACCTCGGCGTCGTGGGAGCGGGGCGGGCCGTGATCGGCAGCCTCCAGGCGGCCCTCGGCCAGGGGCAGTGGCAGGACCTTCTTCTCGACGTGGAGGGCGGCCCCCTGCTGCTGACCCCGCACGGCGACCAGATCCTGCTCACCGCCTTCGACGACGTGGCAAACCTGGGGCGCGTGCGCTTCGCGGTGCGGAGGCTGCTGGGGCAGGGGTAGGAACGCGAGTTCTCTCCCCGTCCCTCACCCGTCCAGCGTCTCGAAGCCGGGCACGCTGTCGAAGAGGCCCCGCAGCGGCAGGGTGGGAAGCGGCGTGCGAGTCCCGCCGACGGCGAAGCTCTCGACGCCCAGCAGGCGGGTTTCCAGCGCCTCACGCTCCTCGGGGCTCATGCGGCCCAGCAGGCTCGTCTCTCCCGTCTGGGTGCCGTGCGCGGCGAGGGCGGCCTTCTTGTTCTCCGCGTAGGCGGCGACGTTCATTCGCAGGGCGATGGTGTCCTCGCTGACCCCGTAGACCAGGGGGTCGAGGTCCTGCCCCATGCGCGAGATGCCCTGCGCCGCCTCGTGCGTGAACGCGGTGAAGTACAGGCGCCGGGGCCCCCCGCCCGCCACATGCCCGGTGCTGAAAAAGGCAGCAGTAGTCGCCCGGTGAATCTGGAGGTGGTCGATATGCCCGTATCCCCCGTGCGGGTCGAAGGTCACGACCACCTGGGGCCGCACCTCCTCGATCAGGGCGCGGAGTTTGACCTCCACATCGAGGGGCGAGACGTTCATCAGCGCGAGCGGGTCGTCGTATCGGGTGCGCTCGTAACGCCCCGAGTCGTGGTAGTCGAGGAAGATCGGTTCCGAAATCTCCAGCGCCCGGCACGCCTCGCGCAGTTCCCGCTCGCGTTGCTGGCCGAGGTCGTCCACCGTCATGCCCGGCACGGTGATCTTTCCGGCCTCGCCCCGGGTCGCGCAGGCGAGAAGTACCCGCACGCCCCGCCGCGCGTAGTGGGTGAGGGTGCCGCCGACGCTGAACGCCTCGTCGTCGGGGTGGGCGAACACCGCGAGGAGGGTGGGTTGCTCTGAGAACGTCACCGGGGCAGTGTACGCCGGGAACGTCCGCCCGCCGGTTGGCATATTCCTTAGGGTGAAAGAAGCCTTGCGTACCCTCAGGGCGCTGCTGGCGCAACTTGTCCTCGCGCTGATCGGCCAGCCGGTGCCGGGTCCGGCGAGGCCCGAACGGAGACGCTCTGCCCGGAAACAGGAGCGGCCGGAGAAGGAGGAAGCTCCCGTCGGCCCGGTCGGAACGCTGCGAACGGTGGCGCGAGAAGCATTTTACGCGCTGATCGGTCAACCCTCTCCGGGCGAACCCTCCTCCGCTTCCAGGCGCAGGCCGCGCTCGTAGAAGTCCCACAACTCGTCCGTCCAGCCCTCGTAGATGCGGCGGCGGTTGCCCAGGTCGGCGGCCTCCAGCGCCTCCCCGAGCGCCCGGTAAAAGCGGCTGCCCTGCTCGCGCATCGCCCGGGCCGTCCAGTACGTCTCGGAACCCAGCAGGGTGCTCAGGCGGCCCTGGTCGGAAGAGGGAACGGTCATGGGGGACATGATGCGGGGAGGACGCTACCCTGGCGCCGATGACCTCCCCCTCCTCCCCCGTCGTGGGCCGTTTCGCTCCCAGCCCGACGGGCGCGATGCACCTGGGGAACGCGCGCACGGCCCTGCTCGCGTGGCTGCACTCCCGCGCCCTGGGGGGCCGACACCTCCTGCGTTTCGAGGACCTCGACACCGGGCGGGTGAGGGGCTGGGCCTTCGACACCACCCGCCGCGACCTGGAATGGCTGGGGCTGGACTGGGACGCGGAGTTCGTACAGTCGGAGCGGCTGGACGTGTACGCGGAGGCGGTAGCGCAGCTCGACACCTACCCCTGCACCTGCACCCGGCGCGAGGTGCTGGCGGCTATCCAGGCGAGCGCGGGGGCCCCCCACGGCGAGGAACCCGTCTACCCCGGAACGTGCCGGGCGGGCAGCGTGAACCCGGGGCGCCCCGCCGCCCTGCGCTGGCGGGTGCCCGACGAGACCGTGTGTGCCCATGACGTGCTGACTGGCGAGACCCTCTGCCAGCACCTCCACGGCGAGGTCGGTGACTTCGTGCTGCGCCGCAACGACGGGGCCTACGCCTACCACCTCGCGGTCGTGGTGGACGACGGCCTGATGGGCGTGACGGACGTGGTGCGCGGCGCCGACCTGTGGCCCGCCACGCCCCGGCAGGTAGCTCTGCAAAAGGCTTTGGGTTCCCCGACGCCGCGTTACCTCCATGTCCCCCTGATGACCGACTTTCGCGGCGAGCGCCTCGCCAAGCGGGGGGGAGCGCCGCCCCTGATGGCCCTGCAGGAGGGGGGAGAGGAGCCGGGCCGGGTGCTGGCGGCCCTGGCCCGCTCGCTCGGCTGGGAGGTGCCGGAAACGGTCTGTCCGGAAGAGTTACTGCCGTCCTGGCGGGCACAATTAGCTGCGGCCCAATTCCCTCTTTCCCCACAAACTTAGATGACTTGTCTAAGTTTTCCGAACGCGCGTTAGGGTCGAACCTTCTACCCTGTAGGCACCATGTCCCTGACACTCCCCAGCTACCCGCAGCCGGACGGGCGCGGGCGCTACGGACGCTTTGGCGGGCGCTACGTCCCCGAAACTCTTATCCCCGCGCTCGACGAACTAGAGGCCGCCTACCAGGCTGCCAAAGCCGATCCCGCCTTCCTGAACGAACTGGGCCGTCTCTTCAAGGAGTTCGTGGGTCGCCCCAGCCCCCTCTACCTCGCCCAGAGGCTGACGGACCACGCGGGCGGGGCGAAAATCTACCTCAAGCGCGAGGATTTCAACTACACGGGGGCTCACAAGATCAACAACTGTCTCGCACAGGCCCTCCTCGCCGTGCGGATGGGCAAGCGCCGCGTGATCGCCGAGACGGGCGCCGGGCAGCACGGGGTCGCCAGCGCGACCGCCGCCGCCCTGCTGGGCCTGGACTGCGTGGTGTACATGGGCGCCGAGGACATCCGCCGCCAGGCGCTGAACGTCTTCCGGATGCGACTCCTGGGCGCCGAGGTCCGCGAGGTCACCTCCGGCACGAGCACCCTCAAGGACGCGACCAACGAGGCGATCCGCGACTGGGTGACGAACGTGAGGGACACCTTCTACATCCTGGGCAGCGTGGTGGGCCCGCACCCCTACCCGGCGATGGTCCGCGACTTCCAGGCCGTGATCGGCGAGGAGGTCAAGGTGCAGCTTCAGGTGGTGGAGGGCCGTTCCGCCCCCGACGCCATCGTGGCGTGTGTGGGCGGGGGCTCGAACGCCATCGGCATCTTCGCGCCGTACGCCTACCTGCCCGAGGGCGAGCGTCCCCGGTTGATCGGCACCGAGGCCGCCGGGGAGGGCGTGGAGAGCGGCAGGCACGCGGCGAGCATGGCGGGTGGCCGAGTCGGCGTCCTCCACGGCTCGATGATGTACCTCCTGAACGACGACGAGGGCCAGATCGTCCCGCCGCACTCCATCAGCGCGGGCCTGGACTACCCCGGCATCGGCCCCGAACATTGCCACTACAGCGAAACGGGCGTGGCCGAGTACGTCCCCGTCACCGACGCGCAGGCCCTGGAGGCCCTGCAACTCCTGACCCGGCTGGAGGGCATCATTCCTGCCCTGGAAAGCGCGCACGCCGTCTACCACGCGGTGAGGCTGGCGCAGGAACTCGGGCCGGAGGGCGTCATCGTCGTCAACCTCTCCGGGCGCGGCGACAAGGACGTGGCGGAGGTCATGCGGCTGCTGGAGATGGAGCGGGATCAGGACCTGCTCGACAAGGACGTGGAGCGGGTCATCGAGGAGGTTGTGGCATGACCGCGACGTTGACGAGGGGGGCCGAGCGCATTCACGCCGCCTTCGACCGGGCGAAGGAGGAGGGGCGCGCCGCCTTCATGCCCTTCATGACGGCGGGTTATCCGAGCGCCGAGGAGTTTCCTGCCGTGGTCGACACCCTGCTCGCCCATGCCGACCTGCTGGAGGTGGGCATCCCCTACTCCGATCCCCTCGGGGACGGCCCCACCGTCCAGCGGGCGTCGGAGCAGGCGCTGGCGGGGGGGACGAGCACGCGGCGCACGCTCGCGCTCGTGAAGGACCTGCGGGAGCGGCACGACACGCCCATCGTGGTCATGACGTACGTGAACCCGATCTACGCCGTGGGGCCGCGCGAGTTCATGCGTCTTTGCAAGGACGCGGGGGTGGACGGCCTGATCCTCCCCGACCTGCCGCCCGACCAGGACCTCGAAATCGCCGACCTCGCCGCCGAGCACGGGCTGGCGGTGACCTTCCTGATCGCGCCGACGAGCACGCCGGGGCGGGTGCGGCTGGTGGCGGACGCCTGCACGGGTTTCCTGTACGCCGTCTCGGTGACGGGCGTGACCGGGGCGCGGGAGGGGTCGGCGCTCGGCGAGGTGCCCGCCATGCTCGCCCTCGCCCGGGAACACGCCCGGGTACCCGTCGCCGTGGGCTTCGGGGTGAAGGACGCCGCCACCGCCCATCAGGTCGCCAGGGTGGCGGACGGGGTGGTGGTGGGCAGCGCCTTCATCAATGCCGTGCGGGAAGGGCAGGACGTGGGGACGCTCGCCGCCAGCATCGCCGAGGGGTGCCGCCGGTAGGACCCGGTAGCACGACCGAGGGGCCAGCTTGCCGGGTTGAAGCTGACCCCTCCTCCATTTCTTCCCCTGGCCCCTTCACAGGGGCGCTTCGACCTTCCGCCGTGACACCGCTCGTGAGCGCGTGATGGCCTGCATCACCACCCAAGCCCCCAGGGTGAGCCCCGCGCACAGCAGGAACACCGCCCGGTAACCGAAAAGCTGCGCCCAGGCCCCCGACACGATGCCCGCGAACATGCTCCCTATGTTCATGGTGTTCGAGTACAGGGTGGTGGCGACGCCGAAGCGCCCCGGCATGAGTTCCTGGAAGTACGCCATCCCCAGCCCCGCCAGCACAGCGAGGACTGCCGCCCGCACCGCCTGGGTGACGATCAGAAGTGGCATCCCCTGCGCGAGAAAGAGCAACGCGAAGTGCAGCACGAAGAGGCCCATCGCCCACTTCACCAGCCGCTCGGTGGAGGGGAGCCGCCGCGCGGCCACGAAGGCGAGCATGAAGGGGATCTCCAGCAGGGCGCAGAAGCCCACGAGAAAGCCCACCTGCCCGTCCGTGCCGCCCAGCTCCCGGGTGACGAGCAGCGGGAACATCGTCATCCCCATGCTCATGCTCATGCCGTACAGCACGAAGGCGACGGCGACCGGGGCGAGGGGACGGCGGGGCCGTTCGTCCTGGGCCGCCTCGGTGGTGACGGCGTTCATGGCGACGGGGCGTGTGGCCCGCACCTGCAAGACGGGCAGGGCCGCCAGCGCGAGGCACCCCGCCGTGAGGAGAAAGAGCCCCCCGAAGTCCAGCCGCGCGAGGGCGAAGGCGCCGAGCCCCGGCCCCACCACCCAGGCGAGCGCGAAGACCGAACGCAGCGCCGTCACCGCCCGGTCGGGGAGGGTCCCCGGCGCCGCCGCGAACTGCGCCCGCGCGAGCGAGAACACCTGCGGGAAGGCCGCCGCCCCCGTCGCCAGCAGGGTCGCCCCGACGAGCAGCAGCCCTGGGTACGCCCGGGTAACGCTCAACCCCGCGTAGCCGAGGGCGGACGCCGCGAGCGCGAGCAGCAGGACGGGCCGTCGGTCGCTCAGCCGGTCCGACAGGCGGGCCAGACGGGTGCTGATCAGGACGCTGCTCACGGCCGTCAGGGTGAGGAAGACGCCCAGTTGCAGCGGCGTGAGTTGCAGGCGGTTCACGGCGAAGAGGGGAAGGAAGGGGGCGGCGAGCGACTGGGCCAGGCCGATCAGGAGCACCGTGAGGGCGAGCCCCGGGGCGTGGGGAAGGCGCCAGGCGGCGGCGAGAGCGGGAGAGGGGGCGTCCGACATGGGCGTCACCCTAAAGCGTTTGGGTGTGAAGGGTTTGGGAACGCCCCACCTCTCCCCGAATGACAGCGTGCTTTGGCCGGGTTGAAGTGTGACGACGCCCCCTTCTTCACAGGGGGCGGACGCTAGCAAGAAGATTTAACGTTGTACGCGCAGGTATTCAGGAGCAGGCTGCGAGGACTGAAAGCCAAAGGTGTAGGCCGTACCTGCACCCGGTGCGAGGCTCAGGCTGTGGAGATCATGGTCGCTGTATTCCAGTGCGACATACTCCTGCGCTCCCGTAGCTAAGTCGAGCCGCACCAGCGCTTTCTGGCGCAGGAACCAGGCCGTCTCGCCGTCTTCGACGGCCACCTGCTTATAGCCATCGCCCGCATTGGCAACCCCGTTGATGTTTACCCGCTGTGCGACGGAAAGGTCAGCCAGGTTGAGGCGGTTGAGGGTGGCATCTGGTCCGCTCACCGCAACCCACAGCTGTCCCTGACGGTCCAGGCTGTAGGCGCGGACCCTGCCCATGCCGCCGAGATACAGGGGAGAAGCAGACGCCACGCTCGCGCCGGTCGTTGTGTCCACGCGAACCAGGGTGCCGTCACCGGCGGCGAACAGCACGTACTCCCCCGCCGCGTCGTTGGTCACGGCCACGCCACTCGACGCGCTCTTCACTGTGGGAATAGTGACGATCTCGCCCGTGATGGGGTTCAGGCGGCGCAGTTGCGGCACGTTGAACCCGTCGAAGAACATGAACCAGGCACGGCCCGCGCTATCCACACCGAATGAGAGTGGCGCGGTCGGGTCGCCGTAGCCGCCCACCGGGAAAGTTTGCACGCTACCCTGGGCCAGGCGATAAAGCGCGCGGCTCCCCGTTCCGCTGGCCCAGACACTCCCGTCAGGCCCCACGCGGAGAGCTTGGCCGTTGACGCCGTCTCCCAGGGCGACCCGGGAAATTACCTGCTGGTTGCGAATTTGAAGGACATAGCCTCCCTGAAGCCCCCACAGATCGCCGTTGCTCGCCAGGGTCAGCGCCGTCACGGCGCCATCGCCGAGGAGCGTACGGCGGGGCGTTACTTTTCCAGCCACGGTAGAGGGTGTCCCGTATAGCGTCTGGACAGCAGGTCCACCCACTTGGCCCTGGAAATCACCGACGGAGGCGTCGGCACTCGCGGTGAGCCTCAAGGTGACGGCCGCGCTGGCACCGTCACCGAGTGTGACGGTTTCGCTGGAAGCCGTTATGCCTGTGGGGAGGCCCGTCAGGGTCAGAGTCGTGACGCCGCTGAAGCCGTTTTCGCTGAAGGCCGTGACGGTCACCTCGGCCGTCTCTCCCTGGGGCAGAAAGGTCAAGCGGGTGGGATCGGCATAGACGCGGACGGCGGGAGCGGCGACCGTCACGCTGGGGAGCGTGCCCCCACCCACCGGGGTGCCGCCCTTACGCACGATGATCTGGAGCGGTCCCGTATACGCGGGGGCGTTCGCCTCGGCCGTCAAGGTCAGGGTTGTACCGAGGGTCTGGGCTTGGAGTCCCCTCGTTTGAGCTTCCAGGGTGCGGATCAGCCGCCGCGCTACACCCGGAAGGCTCTGGCCGCTTAGCGGTGTCAACGTCAGCTTGGCCGGGGAGACGCGGATGCCGGGCACGTCCGTTTCTAGCGTAACCTCACCGCTCAGGCCACCCATCTGTGTAAACAGCGCGTCACGTGTTGCAGACGCTCCGGGGCGGAGGGTCAGAGGTGACTCGTCACGGAAGTAGACCTGGCTGCTCTCCTCTGCCCGCTTGAAGCCGAGGGTCACGCTAGCGCCCGCCTCGATGCTGCTCACGTTGTAGTGGTTCCGGGCCGTTGTGGTGGGCAGCTCGGTGATCTGCACTGCGTTCCAGCCGCGCGTGAGGTTGAGACGTAGGTCGAGTTCGGTTGTGCCGCAGGTGGCGGTACCTGTGAAGGTGGCGTTCGTGTCGGAGTAGAGGCGAGTCACCGGACGACCGTCGGAGGTCTGCTCGGTCACTGTGCCGAGGAAGTCGCTCTGGCGGCTGAAGGCCAGAATTTCGGGGAGTTCGGCACCAAAGTCCAGGGTGCTGCGTTCGCCATTGAAGGTACAGCCTTCCAGGAAAGACCCCAGTCGGCCCGGTGTAGGCAGACCACTATCCACTCTGCCTGTGGACGTGATGGTGGGAGATGTGGCATCCACGACTGTACCGCTCAAGGAGAAGTACACCCCGAGTGCAGCGGCGCCGAAGGTCCAGCCTGGCAGCATGCCTTGGATACGAGCGAGATTCAGTGCCGTGGGGGTTGGAGTCGACTCATACCCCAACGTGACCGTCTTGTCCGCGTCCAGCGTGACGGTCTGCGCTCCGGGCGTCGTGTAGCCGTTGACGGCCCCGCCCTCGACCTTGAACACGTCCCCGGCCTTGAGGCTGGCGAAAGTCTTGCTGCCCTCCAACGTGCCGCTGAAGACGGAAGCGTTCGTCGTCGTGTTCATGACGGTGACGGGCGCGCTCGCCACTCCGTCCAGCTTGACGGTGAGGCTGTGGGTGGTGGGAGGAGGCATGGGCCCGCCCGTGCAGGCTCCCAGGAGAACCGTGAGACCGAGCATGGTACCGGAAAGTCGAAGTCTCTTCATGTACGCTCAGGATTCTAAGGAACCTTTTCTTTCGTCGTTGTCAACTTTGAGGCGACCACCCGTCTCATGAAGCCTTCGTCAGATAAAGGCGGGAGTGGGAAAGTTCTCATCAAAGAGGAGGAGTTCACCGCGACCCCGTCTACACGTCTCGCCTTGCCGCGCCCTGCCCGGCCGCGCTACACTTGCCCCGATGTTCACCGCGCCGCCGACTCGGAAGGACGCCCCCGTGGCGCTTCTTCTTCGTTGGGGGCGGTGAGCGCAGCCCAGCGTTCGCCTATCCGCCCCCGGAGCAGAAAAGTGCTTCGGGGGCTTTCGCTTGCAGGACGTGCAGTCTGAGAGGAGTTGTGCCTGTATGGGAATGACGATTGCGGAGAAGATTCTGGCGGCCCACAGCGGTCACGAGTCTGTGGTGCCCGGCCAGCTCATCGAGTGCACGACCGACTGGGTGCTGTGCCACGAGATCACCACCCCCGCCGCCCTGCGGATGCTCGAAGAACGCGGCATGGACCGGGTGTTCAACCCCGACCAGATCGTCGCCGTGCCCGACCACTCCGTCCCGGCCATGAACATCAAGGCCGCCAAGATGTACCAGAAGCTCAAGTCCTGGGTGCACGAAAAGGGCATCAAGCACTTCTACGACGTGGGGCGCGGCGGCATCGCCCACGTCGTGCTGGAGAACACCGGCCTCGTGAGGCCCGGGCAGACCCTCGTGAGCGGCGACTCGCACACCTGCAACGCGGGGGCGCTCGGCATGTTCGCCACGGGCGTGGGCAGCACCGACCTCGCGGGCGCGATCTACGCGGGCCGGGTGTGGTTCAAGGTGCCCGAGACCATGCTGATCCGCGTGACGGGCGACATGCAGCCCGGCGTCACTCCCAAGGACATCGTGCTGGAGGTCATCAGGCGCATCGGGGCGGACGGGGCGAACTACCTCGTGATGGAGTGGGTGGGCGACACCATCGACCGGCTGGACATGGAGGGCCGTTTCACCCTGACGAACATGGCGATCGAGGCGGGCGGCAAGACCGGCATTATCAAAGTGGACGACACCACCCGCGCCTACCTCGCCGAGCGCGGGGTAACGCCCGATCAGTACATCGAATACACCTCCGACCCCGACGCGAACTACAAGGTCGTCATCGACGTGGACGCCTCGCAGGTCGAGCCCACCGTCGCCTACCCTCACATTCCCAGCAACGGGCGGGTGGCGGGCAGCGACCGCATCGCCGTGACGCACGCCTACGTTGGGAGCTGCACGAACGGGCGCATCGGCGACCTGCGGGACGTGGCGCGCATCCTGAAGGGGCGCCGAGTAGCGGACGGCGTGCAGATGATCGTCGTGCCCGCCACCCAGGCGATCTGGAAGCAGGCGGCACAGGAAGGGCTGATGGAAATCTTCGTGGACGCGGGGGCCAGCGTGAGCTACCCGAGCTGCGGCGCGTGCCTGGGGATGCACTCGGGCGTGCTGGGGCCGGACGACGTGTGTATCTCGTCCACCAACCGCAACTTCGTGGGCCGGATGGGCGACCCCTCGGCGCAGATTTACCTCGCCTCGCCCGCGACGGTGGCGGCGAGTGCGGTGGCCGGGTTCATCACCGACCCGCGCGAGTACAACGCGGGGGGCACGGAAGCGGCGGATTGAGGTGGCCGCAGAGTGGGTCTGGATCGTGGTGGGATTCGGCGGAGCTGGGTATCTGATGGGTTTGGCTGTCACCCGCAATCCACGCTGGGCGCTGTCGCCTGCACTTGCCTGTGTCCTGCTCATTCCTGTGTGGTTCTGGCTCGCTTCCCTGCTGCCCTACTACGACCCACAGATGCCCATGATCTTTGGAATTCCAATGACCGTAGTCCTGCTGGGCGCGACCCTGTTGGGGAAGGTAAGGTGGCGGGCAGGCGTGGCCTCGGTGGTCGCCACGCCATTGGCACTCTGCCTCTACGCCTTTATGAGCGATGTGTGGCAGCACAAATAGAGCGGAATGTGATTTCAAAGTGTGGGAGTCCCTATGGGTGAAGCCAAACGGCGCAAACAACTCGGGCTGATGCCCACCGTCCATCCCTTCGAGGCGCAGATGGACGCGGACGGCAACGTAACCCTGACGCGCGGGCCGGAGGACGCGGATTTGCGCGGGCGGATAGAGGCTGCCCTGAAAACTTCGCAGCCCTACGGGGCGGCCTGGGAC from Deinococcus aetherius includes:
- a CDS encoding 3-isopropylmalate dehydratase large subunit, coding for MGMTIAEKILAAHSGHESVVPGQLIECTTDWVLCHEITTPAALRMLEERGMDRVFNPDQIVAVPDHSVPAMNIKAAKMYQKLKSWVHEKGIKHFYDVGRGGIAHVVLENTGLVRPGQTLVSGDSHTCNAGALGMFATGVGSTDLAGAIYAGRVWFKVPETMLIRVTGDMQPGVTPKDIVLEVIRRIGADGANYLVMEWVGDTIDRLDMEGRFTLTNMAIEAGGKTGIIKVDDTTRAYLAERGVTPDQYIEYTSDPDANYKVVIDVDASQVEPTVAYPHIPSNGRVAGSDRIAVTHAYVGSCTNGRIGDLRDVARILKGRRVADGVQMIVVPATQAIWKQAAQEGLMEIFVDAGASVSYPSCGACLGMHSGVLGPDDVCISSTNRNFVGRMGDPSAQIYLASPATVAASAVAGFITDPREYNAGGTEAAD